GACAAAATTCGTCAAAGGCTATGATTTTGTTAACGACCGAGAAGAAGCCAAAGACGATAACGGTCACGGTACTCACGTTGCCGGAACTATTGCCCAAGCCACAAATAACAAATATGGCGTAGCTGGAATTGCCTACGAAGCCAGCCTGATGCCGCTAAAAGTACTCAGTTCACAAGGCGGCGGTACCGTTGCCGATATTGCCGAAGCAATTAAATTTGCTGCTGATAAAGGCGCAGATGTGATTAATATGAGCTTAGGCGGTGGCGGTGAAAGCAAGTTGATGAAAGAAGCGATCGAATATGCCCATAGAAAAGGTGTAGTTATCATTGCCGCAGCCGGTAATGAAAACACCAATGGGGCAAGCTATCCAGCCCGCTATCCTTATGTAATTGGCGTTTCGGCAATTGGCCCAGATGGCGAAAGAGCGCCCTATTCTAACTTTGGTGCTGGGGTAGATATCTCGGCTCCTGGTGGTAGTGAAGCTGGTAAGATTCTCCAAGAAACCATCGACGAAAATGGCGAAGGGGTATTTCTTGGCTTCCAAGGTACAAGTATGGCTGCTCCCCACGTTGCCGGCGTTGCAGCCTTAATCAAAGCTGCTGGCATCAAAGAACCAGATGAAATTTTAAAAGTCCTTAAACAGTCAGCGCGAGTTATCCAGGATGATGGCTTGAACTATTATGGCGCTGGACAACTCAATGCGGAATCAGCAGTCAAACTAGCCTTTGCAGGGCAAATCAGTTTTCCAGATTTCTTCCGATGGTTACGGGATAACGGCTATCTAAACCCCGGCTTTTGGATTGATGGTGGCGCAGTGGCACTATTACCCAAAATTTTAATGATAGTTGGTTCCTATCTGCTGGCTTGGTTTTTACGGGTTTACTTACCCTTCCCTTGGAGTTGGTCTTTATCTAGTGGATTAATTGCTGGCAGTTCTGGGTTATTCTTCCTCAAGGGAATCTATATTTTTGATCTTCCCCAATGGCCTTTCCGGGTTTTGGGCAGTTCAATTCCCGAACTAGGCAATACCCTCCAGGGAACCAATGCGTTGAATCCCCTATTTGCCAGCGTACTGATTCCTATTCTGTTAATGGCATTCCTGTTGGGACATCCTAGTTGGAAATGGTTTGCTATTGGTTCAACACTAGGCGTAGCAGCTTGCTTGACAGTAAGTGCATTTTTAGATCCGGCTGTTTGGGGTTTGGGAAGTGGTAACTTAGCACGCCTCTTCCTCATCGCTAATGCCCTAATTTGTTATGGACTTGTTCGTTTAGCATTGAAAAATGAGGAAAAAATAGCATAAATTGGGCATTGGGCATTAATCACAGACGCGATTAATCGCGTCTCCATGCACTCACAACTCAGCATTGTTATATGAGCATTACACTTACAGGCAAAATCGAACGCCGTGATATTGGTACAGGCGCATGGGCGTTAGTCACAGAAGAGGGTGTCACTTACGAAATCCTCAAAGGGGCCGACAAAGACTTACTCAAAGACGGACAAAAAGCAAAAGTTAAAGGACAGGTGCGCGAAGATATCATGACAATTGCCATGATTGGCCCTGTGCTAGAGGTTAAATCTTTTGAAGTTATTTAGTTGTGACTATTTGTGGTATCTAGAACCTCTTGAAGACGGCTTCTAAATTCCCCTTTGGGATGACCCCCTTTTACTTCACCCACAATCTGAAATTCCCCTTCTGGAGAATTGCAGATGATGTAAGTAGGCCATCCCATTTCTGATTTATCGGGATACTGAGTCAATAAAATCTTGCGATACTTGCGGTAAGCAGTTGTATCCTGCATTTTCACATCAATAAATTCTAAACCCAGTTCTTCAGCCACCTTTTTGTCATAAAAAGACATTTTGTGGCAGATGCCGCATTCTTCTGAAGAGAACTTAATTACAGCTAAACTCATGGGTTGGCGACTTTTTGGTTTTCGGCAAACCATCATACCACAATGCCATGAAATACAGACATAAGTGCGTATGCAAAAATATTTATATCATTGCGTCAAAATATAGAAAAAAAATTAAGAATGTGATTAAATATCATAGCAATCATTTTGATGTGCCATCTCTAGCTCACAATAAAAAGAAAGCGATTCAGGAATTGAGTGAGCAGATTATCGCCAAGACTACGACTCCCTCACAACTACGCATCTAAACCAAAAAAAACCCCCAGTGAGCGTTAGCCAACCAGGGGAGTTAGTTATCAGGGTGCATCTACCAATTAAATGTTCTCAGGTTAAACGCCACACTCCGGATAAATTTGGACAAAGGCTAGTTATTTTTTAAATAAAAACCCCCAGATGATGTTAGTCTTCTAGGGGAGTTAGTTATCAGGGTGCATCTACCAATTAAATATTCTCAGGTTGAACACCATACTCAGGATAAATTTGGACAAAGGCTAGTTATTTTTTTAAATAAAAACCCCCAGATGATGTTAATCTACTAGGGGAGTGAGTTATCAGGGTGCATCTACCAATTAAATATTCTAGGGGCAGCGAGTATCTTCCGGGAATAAACGATCGCAACTAGGGTTGATAGCGATGTCTACGATGGCTATTCGGTGTCGCAACTAGAAAAAACCCCCCAGTGGGTGTTAGCCAACCAGGGGAGTGAGTTATCAGGGTGCATCTATCAATCATCTTTTCTAAACTAAATGGGTAGCTACCGGATAAATTAGCAGAGGTTGAAGTTATCGCTGTTTACTTACCAGAAAAAACCTCAGCAGGTGTTAGCCAACCAGAGGGGTTAGTTATCAGGTATTGGTGTAAACTTAAGCTAAAGTCCTTAAGAATCTCGTTTCCAAGTTCTATCTGTAATTGATACTCCTTGGGCTGCTAGTGCAAATTCGGGAAATACCAGCACCCATAAGCATTAAAAACTAGAGACTCTTAAAGAGCAATCTACCGAATAAATAAGCATTTACCAGAGAAAACGCCCAACGGGTGTTAGCCAACCAGGGGAGCTAGTTATCAGGGTGCATCTACCAATTAAATAACCAGTGCTATACCTTAAAAATTTGATGCGTCGAAATGATTGCTGATTACTTCATAAAAAAACCCCCAGTGGGTGTTAGCCAACCAGGGGAGCTAGTTATCAGGGTGCATCTACCAATTAAATGTTCTAGGTTTAACTACCATACTCCGGATAAATCTACTAGAAATTTACGCCAACAAAACTCTATAGGACTCCTATTTGATTTTTGAACAAAATTAGGTATTGTAGGGGAGCCAGTGCGTTGCGGTGAATCCAGCGCTGTAGGCGGGTTTCCCACCGTAGGCGACTGGTGAACCCGAAGGGAGGTTCCCTCCGTTGTAGCAACTAGCGTTGTGTTAGAACGAAGTTCGTAACGCACCATTATCGAGGGTTTGGTGCCGTACTCTTGGCGATAACACCCTACTAGTGTGGCAAGCCTAAAATGGTGTAATTAGCTAAAGGCTCGTAGTAGCGCTTTAGCCCCAAGAAACCATAAATCTAATGCGCTATTTTAGCCTTGCCACGCTACTACGTATCTTTTCTCCAAATCAAACCGGATTCCTATAGTAGAGATTAACGGAATTAGGGGAGTTAAAAATCAAGGTACATCCATCTATTAATCAAGTATTCTAGGATTAAGCACTATTTTCTGGTAGAGAATATCTGCGTCAAAAGTTGCTGGTGTTGGCCAAAACTAAAAAAAACCCCCAGTGGGTGTTAGCCAACTAGGGGAGTTGAAGATCAAGGTGCATCTACCAATTAAGTGTTCTAGATCCAAGTAATCCGATCCGGAAAAAGTTGTAAAGGCAGAAAAAGCAAAACAACACCGAATCAGAAACATTCAGGGGTGGGATGCATCTAAGTTATCAAAAGGAGCGAAAAATCGACTTGAAACTTTCGCGTTTCAAACCAGATTTAGGAAGCAGACAGGAGAAGTTGTGACCCAGGAATTTCACATTTCCGTAACCCCAGTAGGGCAAAATGACTACTTGGTGCGGACGGAACAAGTCGCGCCTGGGGTACCATTAGCAGAAGAATTGGTGACTTGGCCTGTAGCTGAGTGGTTGATAGCTGCTGGGCATTTGATGAATGACCCGTTGAAGTCGGTGTTGCAAGGAGATATATTCGCTTCTGGTGGGGACGAAAGCAATATTGCCAGAAACTCTGTTAATTTGGTGGCGTTGGGCCAACAATTTTATAACGCTCTATTTAAAGGCACTCTCAGAGATAGTTGGATTACCGCTCAAGGGATTGCCCAAAACCACCAACAAGTATTACGCTTGCGTTTGGGGTTAAAGGATACTAGGTTAGCTCGTCTACCTTGGGAAGTGATGCACGCTGGCGATCGCCCCCTAGCTACTGGGCCTTATGTGGCTTTTTCTCGCTTCCAAAGTGGTATTTTGGGAGGTTCTCCGTTGCGATCGCGAAATACTTTTACACCACGAGAAGAAGAGGCTGTGAAAGTGTTGATGGTAATTGCTTCTCCCTCAGATCAAGTCCGTCTTGACTTACAGAAACAAGAAGCGATTAAACTGCAAGCAGAACTTCATCGACAAACATCACGACTTGCCGAAGGTAACAATAATTTCCCAGAAATTGAACTCACGGTCTTAGACCAACCAGGACGGGAAGAACTGACGCAAGCCCTTGAACAAGGTAGATATCACGTTCTCCACTACTCTGGTCATAGTAATTTAGGCGGCAATGGCGGAGAAATTTATCTGGTTAGTCGCAGAACGGGCTTGACGGAAATCTTGACTGGAGACGATCTAGCAGGTTTACTCGTCAACAATAATATCCAAATGGCAGTATTTAACTCCTGTTTAGGGGCATACACGGCTGCATCCAATCCCTCTGGAGATACTGGCGAACGGAACTTGGCCGAAAGTCTGGTGAAGCGCGGAATCAGAAGCGTGTTGGCGATGTCTGAACGGATTCCTGATGAAGTGGCGTTGACGCTGACACAATTATTTTACCGCAATTTAAGTCAGGGATATCCAGTAGATTTGTGTGTTAGTCGAGTGCGCCAAGGATTAATTTCTGCCTATGGTTCTCACCAGATGTACTGGGCATTACCGATTTTATATCTCCAGCCAGAATTTGACGGTTTTCTGAATCAAGAAACTGAGTTATCCGAAAGTGCAGAATCGCGAAACCAGTATATTTCGCCTTTAGGAATAACTTCCACAATGTACTCAGCGATGTCTACGACGGGCTACGCCAACGCAGATGATGCCGAGATGCCTTTAGGAATGGAAGAAATGATTCCTGCTGGTTTGGTGCGAGATTCTTCTGGGTTGGACTGGCTGGGTGAAGATACTTGGGGCGATTTGGTTGATGAAATTGAGTATGATGACCCAAGCTATGAAGAAGATTCGGCGATCGTTTCAGATTTGTTTCGTCAGCTAGATAACCAAAAAGATCCAACTGAACTGGATCGACAAATTCCCGAAGCTAATTTTCCGCAAAGGCAGGTTTCTGAGGAAATGAATTCCCTGGAAGAGGAAGGAGATTTGTGGGGAGAAGTCCCAGCACCATCACCTCCAATTACTGGAAACCTGCAAGGAAATTTAGAAAATTCTGATTTTTCCCATAGGCGTAGCCCAACCCAAATATCGCAATCACCCCCACCAAAACATCGTACCCAACGCCGCCAGCTGTGGCCAATTGTGGGTATTGTGGGAATCAGTGCGATCGCAGTTGCGATCGGTTTAAATTGGTGGTGGCAAAATCGCTCCCAGCAGGTAACTTTGCCTAACATCCCAACAATTTCCACTGAGTCTTTACCGATTCAAAAGCAGCAAAATATCGACTTACAGACAGCATCGACTGGAATTGTCACTGCTACCGCTACAGAAAAATTGAGTCAGGGTGACTTACAAGGTGGGTTATTGGCTGTAGAAGAACTACTTAATCGTAACGCCCTGGCTGCGGCAGAAACTGCTCTTAAACTGATTCCAAGTAAGCAAATTGATGAGCCATCTGTCAACTTTTATAAGGGAAGATTAGCTTGGCAGTCCATCCAAGCTGGAGACAATAATTATAGCGTCGATGATGCCCGCCGTTACTGGGAAACTGCTGCAAAAGCTAAACCAGAATCACTTTTGTATAATAACGCTTTAGGATTTGCCTACTACACAGAAGGTAATCTGAATCGAGCCAATGATTCTTGGTTCAAAGCTTTGAATTTAGCTCTGAAAGAACAGAATAAAGATTCAAAGACAGCAGTTCCTGAAGATGCTTTAACTTCTTATGCTGGTTTAGCGCTTGGACTGTATAAATCTGCACTGAGTCAATCTAGTGGTAAACAGACACAATATCTGAATGAAGCCATCAAGTTGCGACAAACAGTTTTAAACTCCGATCCAGGAAACTTCCAGGTAGATAAATTAGCTAAAAATTGGCTGTGGACAGAGAAGGCGATTGAAGATTGGCGATCGCTCCTCCAGGAAAAAGGTGAACAACAGTAGAGGTTTGGTGAAAAAGAATGTTGGTAAATAGATATGCGTCCTAGGGGCAATTCATGAATTGCCCCTAGGATGGATCTGGTTTTTCCAATCATCTATACTTGGTCTTTCCTGTCAATGCGTAAGTCCTAATCTCTATATTTTTCACAGTTTGACTTGCTGTAAATGACTGCGGGGATTATAAGTACGTATAGCCCGGATTTTTTCATAATATTCTCGCTCTTGTTGGCTGAGGTCTTTTGGTGGTGCGATCGCCACCTTCACCAACTGATCGCCACGTCCACCCTTGGCGAGGGGCCAACCCTTGCCACGTAAACGCAGTGATTGACCAGAACGGACTCCGGCTGGTAGCTTGACATTAACTAAACCATCAGGTGTGGGTACATCAATAGAGGCTCCCAGCGTTGCTTCATCTGGTGTAATTGCCACTTCGCACACCAAGTTATCACCTTCCATTTGGAAGAACGAGTGCGGTTGAAGTTCGACTTTTAAGTATAAATCCCCTCGTTGTTGAGTCATTGGGTTGATTTGACCTTTGCCCCGCACCCGCAACCGAGTCCCAGGTTTAGCCCCAGATGGGATACGAACATCTATTGTTTCGTTACCTAAGCTGAAGCGCTTTTGCACGCCGTTAAATGCTTCAGCAAAAGTGAGGGTGATTAGAGCTTCACTATCTTGGGAAGTAGCCGCGCCTGGATCTTGAAACCCATAATCGTTAAAGCCACTAAAACCACTTGTAGCACCTGTAGGAGAACGGTAAGAATAACTTTGTGAGTAACTTTGTCGCCCACCCCCACCGCGAGGGGTAGCACCGCCAAAGCGTCCTAGTAACTCATTAATAAACTCATCAAAATTGCCGTATTGACTGAAGTCAAAGCCGCTCATATCGGCACCGACACCGCCGCCTGGGAAACCTTCACCAGCTTGTTTCCAATATTGACCGAATTGGTCGTATTTTTTGCGTTTATCTACATCTGACACAACTTCGTAGGCTTCGCTAACTTCTTTAAAGCGTGCCTCTGCCTGTTTATTATTTGGGTTGACATCGGGGTGATATTTGCGGGCTAGTTTCCGAAAGGCTTGTTTAATCTCCTCCTGAGTGGCAGTCTTACTAACTCCCAAAATTGCGTAATAGTCTTTGAAGTCGGTTGCAGCCATCTACTAGCCTCCTATAGAAATTCCTGTTATGTTTTTTTTTAAGAATCACAGATATTTAATTGCTAGGTATAGTGCCAAGCAAAAGAATCTGATTTTAAATTAACAAAGAATATAGAAAATCAAGTGTGGTTCTCGCTCAAGATGCGATCGCAATTTCCGTACTCCGATTTTTCTGATAAGCGGATCAGCCCGTTTAGCCCCTCTTTCAGACTTGGGGGCGCATCCCGGAGTTGACGGTGCATCCGCAAAATAATTTCTTCTGGAACTTGGCGCGATCGCTTTTTATTCCGTGCTAAACACAGCCAGACTGGTGTATCCACCCAAATGCCCGTAATTTGGGCAAACCCCAATTCACGGGCTAAAGCAATAACTTCACGACGATGTCGGCGCTGGGCATTAGTGGCATCAAAAATAGCTGTATTTTCTGTAGAAATAGCTTGCTGAAATTGCCGTTCTACTTCCTGCCAAATCAGTAGCCACGGCCCTTGAAGGGCTTCTGAACCGAACAATTTCCCCCGGATGGCATCTGTAGAAATCAGCGACATCTGGGGGTATTCTGCCAGTAATTGTTTTGCAAAAGTTGACTTACCGCTACCTGGAAGACCAATCAGTAATAAAAGTGAGGAGTTAGGAGTTAAAAGTGAGGAATTAAAAGTAAGGAGTGAGGAGTAATCAGAATTTTTATTCATAACTCCTAACTCCTAACTCCTAACTCCTAACTCCTAACTCTTAAATGATCGTTCCATCAGGAATTACAGCATTTTTCAGGACGACAACGATACCACTGCGGATGTAGAAACCTTGAGCTTCGCGTTCAGCTTCTTGCACATTATCTTTATTGATAATTTTCACATCGTGACCGATGCGGGCATTTTTATCAACAATTGCACCACGAACGATTGTATCTGTGCCAATGCCTACAGGAATATCATTTTCTGCTAAACTACATTGGCGTTCCACAGAAGCTTGGTAAAAATCTGCACCCATCAGCAAAGATTCTTCGATGACACAGCCAGATTCAATCCGCGATCGTACTCCTAAAACTGAATGTTGGATGCGGCAATTTTTCAGTATACAACCTTCGCCGATAATTGATTCTGTGATGTGGCAATCTAAAAGTTTAGTCGGAGGTAAGTAACGAGCGCGGGTATAAATTGGCGCTTTTTCATCGTAGAAACTAAAGGGCGGCTGGGGTTGCTGAGTTAGAGCTAAGTTGGCATGATAAAATGCTTCAATTGTTCCAATATCTTCCCAGTAGTCATCAAAGAGATAAGCTTGAACGTTGTAATCTTTAGAGGCATCAGGAATAATTTCTTTGCCGAAATCAGTCCTTTCTATACCTTCTCTCAATAACTTGAACAAAACCTCTTTTTTAAAGACATAAATCCCCATTGAGGCGATGTAAGGCTGTTGCTGGGCTTGTTCTTTTGATAATCCCAGTATGCTTGTATCAACGCGCATTTGGATTAAGGCTTCACCTTTAGGTTTTTCGCTAAAATCGATGACTCTACCAGAATCATCAATTTTCATCAAGCCAAAATCTGAGGCGCGGCGCTCATCAATGGGGATGACTGAAAGAGTAATATCAGCCCCTGTTTCCCTATGGCGCTGGATAAACTGGCGATAATCCATGCGGTAGAGGTGATCGCCTGAGAGGATCAAATATTCGTCTGCATTCCATTCTTCCATTAACCACAGATACTGACGCACAGCATCGGCTGTACCTTGGAACCAGTTGGGGTTTTCTGGTGTTTG
This Nostoc sp. KVJ3 DNA region includes the following protein-coding sequences:
- a CDS encoding S8 family peptidase, which gives rise to MRKLILLCLFVIGLGSAIFGFLNFQGLAAKGEFETILLDFREDIPSLVVEQDLQAIAKQYNVTPKLDNKFSKKDNVYIIKGDRQRLQELKKSQFAQATEFIEPNYIYTDIPQPGKVAWLGEFLRPQENGDETSPSLTGPNDQYYSKQWNLHKIGIEGAWSQTKGSGITVAVIDTGITKVRDLYETKFVKGYDFVNDREEAKDDNGHGTHVAGTIAQATNNKYGVAGIAYEASLMPLKVLSSQGGGTVADIAEAIKFAADKGADVINMSLGGGGESKLMKEAIEYAHRKGVVIIAAAGNENTNGASYPARYPYVIGVSAIGPDGERAPYSNFGAGVDISAPGGSEAGKILQETIDENGEGVFLGFQGTSMAAPHVAGVAALIKAAGIKEPDEILKVLKQSARVIQDDGLNYYGAGQLNAESAVKLAFAGQISFPDFFRWLRDNGYLNPGFWIDGGAVALLPKILMIVGSYLLAWFLRVYLPFPWSWSLSSGLIAGSSGLFFLKGIYIFDLPQWPFRVLGSSIPELGNTLQGTNALNPLFASVLIPILLMAFLLGHPSWKWFAIGSTLGVAACLTVSAFLDPAVWGLGSGNLARLFLIANALICYGLVRLALKNEEKIA
- a CDS encoding thioredoxin family protein; its protein translation is MSLAVIKFSSEECGICHKMSFYDKKVAEELGLEFIDVKMQDTTAYRKYRKILLTQYPDKSEMGWPTYIICNSPEGEFQIVGEVKGGHPKGEFRSRLQEVLDTTNSHN
- the hetF gene encoding cell division protein HetF yields the protein MTQEFHISVTPVGQNDYLVRTEQVAPGVPLAEELVTWPVAEWLIAAGHLMNDPLKSVLQGDIFASGGDESNIARNSVNLVALGQQFYNALFKGTLRDSWITAQGIAQNHQQVLRLRLGLKDTRLARLPWEVMHAGDRPLATGPYVAFSRFQSGILGGSPLRSRNTFTPREEEAVKVLMVIASPSDQVRLDLQKQEAIKLQAELHRQTSRLAEGNNNFPEIELTVLDQPGREELTQALEQGRYHVLHYSGHSNLGGNGGEIYLVSRRTGLTEILTGDDLAGLLVNNNIQMAVFNSCLGAYTAASNPSGDTGERNLAESLVKRGIRSVLAMSERIPDEVALTLTQLFYRNLSQGYPVDLCVSRVRQGLISAYGSHQMYWALPILYLQPEFDGFLNQETELSESAESRNQYISPLGITSTMYSAMSTTGYANADDAEMPLGMEEMIPAGLVRDSSGLDWLGEDTWGDLVDEIEYDDPSYEEDSAIVSDLFRQLDNQKDPTELDRQIPEANFPQRQVSEEMNSLEEEGDLWGEVPAPSPPITGNLQGNLENSDFSHRRSPTQISQSPPPKHRTQRRQLWPIVGIVGISAIAVAIGLNWWWQNRSQQVTLPNIPTISTESLPIQKQQNIDLQTASTGIVTATATEKLSQGDLQGGLLAVEELLNRNALAAAETALKLIPSKQIDEPSVNFYKGRLAWQSIQAGDNNYSVDDARRYWETAAKAKPESLLYNNALGFAYYTEGNLNRANDSWFKALNLALKEQNKDSKTAVPEDALTSYAGLALGLYKSALSQSSGKQTQYLNEAIKLRQTVLNSDPGNFQVDKLAKNWLWTEKAIEDWRSLLQEKGEQQ
- a CDS encoding DnaJ C-terminal domain-containing protein, with the protein product MAATDFKDYYAILGVSKTATQEEIKQAFRKLARKYHPDVNPNNKQAEARFKEVSEAYEVVSDVDKRKKYDQFGQYWKQAGEGFPGGGVGADMSGFDFSQYGNFDEFINELLGRFGGATPRGGGGRQSYSQSYSYRSPTGATSGFSGFNDYGFQDPGAATSQDSEALITLTFAEAFNGVQKRFSLGNETIDVRIPSGAKPGTRLRVRGKGQINPMTQQRGDLYLKVELQPHSFFQMEGDNLVCEVAITPDEATLGASIDVPTPDGLVNVKLPAGVRSGQSLRLRGKGWPLAKGGRGDQLVKVAIAPPKDLSQQEREYYEKIRAIRTYNPRSHLQQVKL
- a CDS encoding AAA family ATPase, whose amino-acid sequence is MNKNSDYSSLLTFNSSLLTPNSSLLLLIGLPGSGKSTFAKQLLAEYPQMSLISTDAIRGKLFGSEALQGPWLLIWQEVERQFQQAISTENTAIFDATNAQRRHRREVIALARELGFAQITGIWVDTPVWLCLARNKKRSRQVPEEIILRMHRQLRDAPPSLKEGLNGLIRLSEKSEYGNCDRILSENHT
- a CDS encoding glucose-1-phosphate adenylyltransferase, whose translation is MKKVLSIILGGGAGTRLYPLTKLRAKPAVPVAGKYRLIDIPVSNCINSEIFKIYVLTQFNSASLNRHIARTYNFSGFNEGFVEVLAAQQTPENPNWFQGTADAVRQYLWLMEEWNADEYLILSGDHLYRMDYRQFIQRHRETGADITLSVIPIDERRASDFGLMKIDDSGRVIDFSEKPKGEALIQMRVDTSILGLSKEQAQQQPYIASMGIYVFKKEVLFKLLREGIERTDFGKEIIPDASKDYNVQAYLFDDYWEDIGTIEAFYHANLALTQQPQPPFSFYDEKAPIYTRARYLPPTKLLDCHITESIIGEGCILKNCRIQHSVLGVRSRIESGCVIEESLLMGADFYQASVERQCSLAENDIPVGIGTDTIVRGAIVDKNARIGHDVKIINKDNVQEAEREAQGFYIRSGIVVVLKNAVIPDGTII